One Candidatus Bathyarchaeia archaeon genomic window, ACGAGCAGGCCGCTTCTTTCATGGCCGACATCTACGGCCGCCTCACCGACCACGCGGGAGTCTGCATTGCGACCCTCGGACCCGGAGCGATCAACCTCTTGCTAGGAACGGCAGATGCAAACACCGACAGCGTCCCGCTCGTCGCTATAAGCGCACAGGGGGGCTTGAACCGGATTTACAAAGAATCCCACCAGATAATCGATCTTGTCAGCATGTTCAAGCCTGTCACGAAATGGGCCGAAATGATTCCGAGGCCGGATGCTATCCCGGAGATGGTTCGGAAGGCGTTCAAGCTTGCCCAGACTGAGCGTCCAGGCGCCGTCTATCTTGCGCTGCCACAAGATGTCGAGAAAATGACCGTGCCCGCAGATCTTCGTCCGCTCGAGATCAATGTGGTGCGTGATACTTCTCCTTCTCCTGCTCAGATATCGCGTGCTGCGAAAGTTTTGGAGGCTGCGAGGAGTCCTGTGATACTTGCGGGACATGGTGCGGTCCGCAATCACGCTAGTGAAGCTCTCATCCGTTTCTCCGAACGTCTTCACATCCCTGTCGCAACGACTTTCATGGGCAAAGGAGTCTTCCCAGACAACCATCCCAACGCGCTCGGTACAATAGGGTTCATGATTCATGATTACGCGAATTTCGGCTTTGACCAGGCCGATGTGATTCTAAGTGTCGGTTATGACATGCAAGAGTTCGATCCAGTAAAAATCAACCCGAAGGGGGACAAGCAGATTATTCACATCCATCGCTATCCGGCACAGGTTGACGCTCACTACCATTTGGCTGTGGGTATCCAGGGTGACATTTCAGAATCACTCGACGCGCTATCGCGAGAGACTAAGCTCAAAACAGCATCGAATCCAACAGGTCAGAAGATCCGCCATC contains:
- a CDS encoding acetolactate synthase large subunit, translated to MTKRSPEQLSMNAAQLLVRCLENEGVQYAFGIPGEENIHVIDALNRSSIRFVLVRHEQAASFMADIYGRLTDHAGVCIATLGPGAINLLLGTADANTDSVPLVAISAQGGLNRIYKESHQIIDLVSMFKPVTKWAEMIPRPDAIPEMVRKAFKLAQTERPGAVYLALPQDVEKMTVPADLRPLEINVVRDTSPSPAQISRAAKVLEAARSPVILAGHGAVRNHASEALIRFSERLHIPVATTFMGKGVFPDNHPNALGTIGFMIHDYANFGFDQADVILSVGYDMQEFDPVKINPKGDKQIIHIHRYPAQVDAHYHLAVGIQGDISESLDALSRETKLKTASNPTGQKIRHLLKEELEMGGEDNSYPVKPQRLVADTRAAMGDKDIVLVDTGAVKMWMARLYSTYQPNTCIVSNGLSTMAFALPGAIAAKLAFPDRRVLAVTGDAGFLMSSMELETAVREKIPLVVLIWVDGSYGMIKWEMDLELGHHSHVDFGNPDFVKFAESFGGKGYLIKRAEDLLPILKRALADNAVTVIACPVDYGQNSALTSKLGELTEPM